Proteins from a single region of Amblyomma americanum isolate KBUSLIRL-KWMA chromosome 10, ASM5285725v1, whole genome shotgun sequence:
- the LOC144108577 gene encoding uncharacterized protein LOC144108577 yields the protein MAVGRIGEYRLGTNASWDEYVERLEMFCEANQITKEEQKRAVLLSSCGEEVYGLIVTLVKPERPTAATYEEIKTAVRKHLHPKPSELYARFLFYRRNQAAEESVADYVTALRKLAEDCGFGSAQLPLDVMMRDRFVCGLRNEGVQQRLLAEHSLTFKVAYDLATTAEATAKQQRDIRKHGRYETDCQEMVQATRAKQDTPAEGSSCYRCNGKHAPHLCRFRKATCFNCKRVGHIAKACRSKDDSRTARKTAYEQKKKGDKSKGVYEMSALFSLCEVNEQEQKFMVQVTIEGQEVPMEVDSGASSSIQINVEDVPSRFPEVFRRDLPGFNGPPVHIELKDDAQPVFLKSRPVPLALKDDVANEVDRLVQQGVWEPVSYSNWATPLVVKAQLRVNKDKCEFNQTSIEFLGHRIDDSGVHPSRSKTDAIQQAPAPASKKELQAFLGLLNFYSSFLKGRTEAAEPLYRLLDRDHEWKWTAPGDEDEPRPPGDVLLLEAVDCAPLQAADIAALIKKDSVLSRVKEWLLSGWPSTQVDSKFAPYEPGSHSRCLLAQKQPLGRVQAKPPKYRSSREDQRVFDGLSCVMALMAS from the exons ATGGCCGTCGGCAGGATCGGCGAGTATCGTCTCGGCACGAACGCGTCATGGGACGAATACGTCGAGCGCCTGGAAATGTTCTGCGAAGCGAACCAGATaacgaaagaagagcagaaaagagcaGTCCTGTTGAGCAGCTGCGGCGAAGAAGTGTACGGGCTGATCGTAACTTTGGTGAAGCCAGAAAGACCGACAGCAGCAACCTACGAAGAAATCAAGACTGCCGTTCGCAAGCACCTGCATCCAAAGCCTTCGGAGCTGTATGCAAGGTTTTTGTTCTACAGGCGAAACCAGGCTGCCGAGGAATCGGTTGCGGACTACGTCACGGCGCTTCGGAAGCTAGCCGAAGACTGCGGTTTTGGCAGCGCCCAACTCCCGTTGGACGTCATGATGCGGGATCGTTTCGTATGCGGACTCCGGAACGAAGGGGTTCAACAGCGACTTCTCGCAGAACACAGCCTTACGTTTAAGGTTGCGTACGACTTGGCCACAACTGCAGAAGCAACCGCTAAGCAACAGCGAGACATACGCAAACACGGTCGATACGAGACGGACTGCCAGGAAATGGTACAAGCAACCCGTGCGAAGCAAGACACCCCAGCGGAGGGGTCCAGCTGTTACCGGTGCAACGGTAAGCACGCTCCACATTTGTGCCGTTTTAGAAAGGCGACATGCTTCAACTGCAAAAGGGTTGGACATATAGCTAAGGCTTGTCGGTCGAAAGACGACAGTAGAACTGCTCGGAAGACAGCGtatgagcaaaagaagaaaggagataaGAGCAAGGGCGTGTACGAAATGAGTGCGTTGTTTTCCCTGTGCGAAGTGAATGAGCAAGAACAGAAGTTCATGGTTCAAGTAACGATTGAagggcaagaagttccgatggagGTTGATTCTGGCGCATCGTCCTCAATT CAAATAAACGTGGAGGACGTGCCTTCGCGATTTCCCGAGGTGTTTCGCAGAGACCTTCCTGGCTTCAACGGACCGCCAGTTCACATCGAACTGAAAGATGACGCCCAACCGGTGTTCCTCAAAAGTCGACCAGTTCCATTGGCCCTCAAGGACGACGTGGCCAACGAAGTGGACCGCTTGGTGCAACAAGGTGTATGGGAGCCCGTCAGCTACTCCAACTGGGCAACACCACTGGTAGTG aaggcacagCTACGAGTAAACAAGGACAAGTGTGAATTTAACCAGACGAGCATCGAATTCTTGGGACACAGGATTGATGACTCAGGAGTACATCCCAGCCGAAGCAAGACGGACGCCATCCAGCAAGCGCCTGCGCCCGCAAGCAAAAAGGAGCTGCAAGCCTTTTTGGGATTGCTGAATTTCTACAGCAGTTTCCTCAAGGGCAGGACGGAAGCGGCCGAACCGCTTTATCGACTGCTAGACCGTGACCACGAATGGAAGTGGACAG CCCCGGGAGACGAGGACGAGCCAAGACCGCCTGGGGACGTGCTCTTGTTGGAAGCGGTCGACTGCGCACCGCTGCAAGCGGCGGACATTGCTGCGCTGATCAAAAAGGACTCGGTTCTATCCCGGGTAAAGGAATGGCTACTCAGTGGCTGGCCGTCAACACAAGTGGACAGCAAGTTTGCGCCTTATGAG CCAGGCAGCCACAGCCGCTGTCTGCTAGCCCAGAAGCAACCCCTGGGGCGAGTCCAGGCCAAGCCACCCAAGTACCGGTCGagccgcgaagatcaacgcgtGTTCGACGGCCTGTCCTGCGTTATGGCATTAATGGCTAGCTAG